One window of Rhodothermales bacterium genomic DNA carries:
- a CDS encoding damage-control phosphatase ARMT1 family protein: protein MLHVPPPLRGADPDSFARSTVTSRMPALARRARLNPEVPAAAHPAIEALAAELPHAPIRHLDDPHAPDLAGWRSLVDPHAGASWLEVPWLFAEFYLFRRVLEATGFFGDGPGAGVDPYGPDKEASLAIAEAPLRALAEAGLLESPPTAETLRSLLKASLWGNQADLSLWQAGEGPGHELIDRDKQLLADDTGAVAAWLAAAGGRLDMGVVVDNAGEEFTMDLALVDALLRLPPGGRVTLHVKAFPTYVSDVTPRDVDDTLAAFRASAAPHTRRLAARLDAALAAGRLLIQPDPVWAQPHPFRRLPDGARATLGRHDFLIFKGDANYRRLLDDSHWPATTPFASIVAYFDTPLLALRTCKAEVIAGLDAQQIARLHALDPHWKINGRWAVAQAHGIPGR, encoded by the coding sequence ATGTTACACGTACCCCCGCCGCTGCGCGGCGCCGATCCCGACTCGTTTGCCCGCTCGACGGTGACGTCCCGCATGCCCGCCCTCGCGCGGCGCGCGCGGCTCAACCCGGAGGTGCCGGCAGCCGCGCACCCGGCTATCGAAGCCCTTGCGGCCGAGTTGCCCCATGCCCCGATCCGGCATCTGGACGATCCCCACGCCCCCGACCTGGCCGGCTGGCGCAGCCTCGTCGATCCCCACGCCGGCGCCAGCTGGCTGGAAGTGCCCTGGCTGTTCGCCGAATTTTACCTCTTCCGGCGCGTGCTGGAGGCGACCGGATTTTTTGGGGATGGACCCGGCGCCGGCGTCGACCCGTACGGCCCCGACAAAGAGGCCAGCCTCGCCATCGCCGAAGCGCCTCTCCGCGCCCTCGCCGAGGCCGGCTTACTCGAATCGCCGCCCACCGCCGAGACGCTGCGGAGCCTCCTGAAAGCCTCCCTCTGGGGCAATCAGGCGGATCTCAGCCTGTGGCAGGCCGGCGAAGGGCCGGGTCACGAACTGATCGACCGGGATAAGCAACTACTCGCCGACGACACCGGCGCCGTCGCCGCCTGGCTGGCGGCCGCGGGTGGGAGGCTCGACATGGGCGTCGTGGTCGACAACGCCGGCGAGGAGTTCACGATGGACCTCGCCCTCGTCGACGCCCTGCTGCGGCTCCCGCCCGGAGGCCGCGTCACGCTCCACGTCAAAGCCTTCCCGACCTATGTCTCCGACGTCACCCCCCGCGACGTAGACGACACCCTCGCGGCGTTCCGCGCCTCGGCCGCGCCCCACACCCGCCGGCTCGCGGCCCGCCTCGATGCCGCGCTGGCGGCGGGTCGGCTGCTCATCCAACCGGATCCCGTCTGGGCGCAACCCCATCCCTTCCGCCGGCTGCCCGACGGGGCCCGCGCCACCCTCGGCCGGCATGACTTTCTGATTTTTAAGGGCGACGCCAACTACCGGCGGTTGCTGGACGACAGCCACTGGCCAGCCACCACCCCGTTCGCATCCATCGTCGCCTACTTCGACACCCCGCTGCTCGCGCTACGCACCTGCAAAGCCGAGGTGATCGCCGGCCTCGACGCACAACAGATCGCCAGGCTTCACGCCCTGGATCCGCACTGGAAGATAAACGGTCGCTGGGCCGTCGCGCAGGCGCACGGGATTCCAGGGAGATGA
- a CDS encoding winged helix-turn-helix domain-containing protein, whose protein sequence is MKKSVDFYWTQRIIDLLMKIAGVIVTSAATIEVASDAFRNIEEPWLTVIRVGALMLVEGAFIVSWLAIDTQHNAPMPMKIAWAVTLIVIYVALLVIALEHGEGAAGWAFRFVLAVMIGRSIYEAGMYELLKNHKKAERDIRSSFVVRRVGRQLAKKDAIKGLNMESLQSNYARELGSEVSRAKLEAEHEAALIDVKLMRERLLASVHAKDNLARKKFQAQLAAENKHTQYQLDSAKNGSLVAHTPSTNGNAPHTNGQAQADASHEAGGDHETDENLANKKDRLKDMLLWALMENPNLSKQALSAHVGASPGTIRKYLDELLDEGKLRTTNKTRSGFTVVQGDAMMN, encoded by the coding sequence ATGAAGAAGAGCGTTGATTTTTACTGGACCCAACGTATTATCGACCTCTTGATGAAAATCGCCGGGGTTATCGTCACCTCGGCGGCTACGATCGAAGTCGCGAGCGACGCCTTTCGGAACATCGAAGAGCCATGGCTCACCGTGATCCGGGTCGGTGCGCTCATGCTGGTTGAAGGCGCGTTTATCGTCTCCTGGCTGGCCATCGACACGCAGCACAACGCCCCGATGCCGATGAAAATCGCCTGGGCGGTGACGCTGATCGTGATCTATGTCGCCCTGCTGGTCATCGCCCTGGAGCACGGCGAAGGCGCCGCCGGCTGGGCGTTCCGCTTCGTGCTGGCCGTCATGATCGGCCGAAGCATCTACGAGGCCGGGATGTACGAGCTGCTCAAGAACCACAAAAAGGCCGAGCGGGACATCCGCAGCAGCTTTGTGGTGCGCCGCGTGGGCCGGCAGTTGGCCAAGAAAGACGCCATCAAGGGGCTCAACATGGAGAGCCTCCAGTCCAACTACGCCCGCGAGCTCGGCAGCGAGGTCTCCCGCGCCAAGCTCGAGGCCGAACACGAGGCCGCGCTGATCGACGTCAAGCTGATGCGCGAACGGCTCCTGGCCAGCGTTCACGCCAAGGACAACCTGGCGCGCAAGAAATTCCAGGCTCAACTCGCCGCCGAAAACAAACATACCCAGTATCAGCTCGACTCGGCAAAAAACGGCTCACTTGTCGCCCACACGCCGTCCACCAACGGCAACGCGCCGCACACGAACGGCCAGGCGCAGGCAGATGCATCACACGAAGCCGGCGGCGATCACGAAACCGACGAGAACCTCGCCAACAAAAAGGATCGGCTGAAGGATATGCTCCTGTGGGCCCTCATGGAGAACCCGAACCTCTCCAAACAAGCCCTCAGCGCTCACGTCGGCGCCTCACCCGGCACGATCCGCAAATACCTCGACGAACTGCTCGACGAAGGCAAACTCCGCACGACCAACAAGACCCGCTCGGGCTTCACGGTCGTCCAGGGGGATGCGATGATGAATTGA